A stretch of the Uranotaenia lowii strain MFRU-FL chromosome 3, ASM2978415v1, whole genome shotgun sequence genome encodes the following:
- the LOC129751503 gene encoding uncharacterized protein LOC129751503 has translation MEASNSDLRNQNCRHCRINSATRWLKAQMYHAVLQLRPKSNVEKIPLCVKCTALILTFGKAIYTKHLDELLDDLPDVQDPAIFEGPTLPATQDAHGSSESASPEKGASSPQEQK, from the exons atggaAGCATCAAATTCAGATCTTCGCAATCAAAATTGCCGGCATTGCCGCATTAATTCGGCTACGAGATGGCTGAAAGCACAAATGTACCACGCCGTATTGCAGCTCCGACCAAAATCG aatgtcgaaaaaattccACTTTGTGTAAAATGTACAGCATTAATCCTAACTTTCGGGAAGGCAATTTATACCAAGCACTTGGATGAGCTCCTGGATGATTTGCCGGATGTCCAAGATCCTGCAATATTCGAAGGGCCAACCCTACCTGCCACGCAGGACGCACACGGTTCATCTGAATCAGCGTCTCCGGAAAAAGGAGCGAGTTCTCCTCAAGAACAGAAGTGA